The window TTGGACCATTTATTGCCCTGGTAAAGGAACTTGCAAACGTGTTTGCGGTGGAATTGGGACATGTGATGAAGGTATGATATGACCAAGGATAGATAAGAAACAAGCCTCAAAGCAACCAAGgcttgtttttttaaaatatttttaacctgacattgaagaaaaaaaataatttgatgagGATagggtaaaatataaaaaaaatactctaatgtaaaaattgaaaaaacaaaagattttcttatttaattttcCGCGCCATTTTCCATCATCAACAACATCAGCAACATCCAGAGATGTTCCGATAGCAATCACGTGGTTTTAAGACGAGAGTAGGGTACGTTTAATACTCCGCGGTACCATGACGCATTTTATTTCAAACGAGGGTACGTGTATGACAAAACACGGTACCCAGGGTACCATCATTGAAAGTAAAAGTACCCAGGGTACGTTGATGGAGTACCCAGGTCGACAACGACCCGTTCAGCCAAACGAGTCCAATTAATAATTTATGAcgtctatttttttaaaaattctggGACGCGTCAGTATTATTTAGACTAAAGTCTGAATTATTGCAAATACTGTTTGAAAATATGTACATGAATGCATTTCCTTcatctgatttttttattaaaagcaaGCTGTGAAGCCATATACGCTCCGTATTGGGGTATTGTTTATGGTCCTATTGATATTTAAGGGTCACTATTTCAATCGTATTCAATTTTTAGAATGGTTTAAGAGTTTATCAATTCAATCAACTGTTTGATCTCTATTTCAAAGGTTGACCACTATTGAGTTGATCAATTAATAAATATTGGTTTTAGTTTTTTTCAAGGGTCATGATTGTATCAATCATATTCAATTGTTAAGATTGGGAAATAtgagacaacatcccgaccaaagagcagataacagctcagggccaccaatgggtcttcaaccaCACCCGATGATGGGccttagctggcccctaaataaaattgtgtactagttcagtgaaaatggacatcaacgtttctcgttttgtttatatagattagactgttggttttcccgtttgaatggttttacactagtaattttggggccctttatggcttgttgttgggtgtgagccaaggctccgtgttgaaggccgtactttaacctataatggtttactttttaaattgttatttgtatggagagttgtctcattggcactcacaccacatcttcctatatctaatcaaTGCTacactccaaaacatataaatgaactaaaattaaaaaacatacaagactaacaaaggccaaaggctcctgtctagggacaggtgcaaaaatatggtggggttaaacatgctttgtgagatctcaattctcaaccctccccctataccatgtatacctctagccaatgtaaaatattaaggaaacacacagcaatacgcacagtaaaactcagctTAAAAGACTTCTGGAGTacaatgtcagaataggtaacaaaagaaactaagcaaaatgacaattaatgatacataaattaacaaaggactacatTTGTACTAGTAGTTAGTGACATgcaaaatatgcaatccttaatgacctgacaacagaaTTTTTACTGAGTTTATTGAgttgatatatatatgttcatcAATGGAGATCGTCAGGGTTTGCACTTTTATCATAATGATCAAAGGCTTGCAATTTTCCAACTTGATAAGTCTGCCTATATAGATTGTACCCTACTATTTCAATCTCCTcctttaaaataaacatttaaaatatgaaaattgtatgAAGTTTTACACAAAATTCTATAGTttgttaaaaaatgattttatctgcCTTTTTTATTCAACTctttcattaaaatttcaaaatattgcaaAGATAGACTTTAGACCAAAGTTTAATCTTTTTCTACCTTCTGGTTGGGTCATCTGATCTTGTTTTTCTATTCGTtatgttttattgtataaatgtaatatataaatccatattttcatattttaaacagtgtatatatatacaaaatattgaaatactttgTTCTTCTTTTATACAGGATTGAATGCCATATCCATGATGACACTGTGACAGGGAAAAACAGTAACATGAAACTTGTTAAATCACCAATAGGTGTGATGACTTTCTGCAGATTCAGACTTCTTTCATTATCACCAATAACCCATTACAATCATATGACAAACTTAGCCAGATTTTCAAAGATTCATTGCTCAACACAAACATCAAGAACATACACATGTGTTACAATTGGCAATTTTAGTAGCAATCTCTTTGAAAGTTGCCATATGAAGAAATGTGGTAGAATTGAAGATAAACAATATTTTCATCAATGTGGTCCAAATCTAAACAAAAAGTTCcataaaaaggtaaaaattcATGATAACAAAAAGGGACAATCATCTGATGAATCTAATAATGTAAAACGTGTAAAGTTGGTGAAATTGATTGACACTATTCAGTTGTTTTCTAATGAAGATCTGTTAATTGGAAAGCAAACATTAGCAGGGGCTAAGGAATATGCCAACAGTAAAGGGTTCAAATTAGCTAAATTAGAGGGAAAATTTACAGAAGGATTCCCATCGTATAAACTTGTGACAAAAGAAGAACAAAAGGAAGAACAGAAGAAGACACCGAAGGAAAAGAGCCCAAAACGCTTTGACATTGAAACAAAAATTGCCGGCCATGATCTCCAGGTTAAAATCAATCAAATGGTTAAAATACTTGTAAAAGGAAGACAAGTCAATACTGTTCTATCAGCTGCTAAAAATGAGGTGAGTTGGTTTTATTGTTAACGTTTTGATATCAAActtattgaaaatttcaaataggGTTATGTATTCGACACAACCTTGAGAATGTTAGCCCAATGTACATGTGGTGTATCTTATTTACGCCATGATATTATGGTTAAtgcagggcttccaaaacggtcatatattccggtcatttgtataaaGTCCGGTCAAAGTCCGGCTGGgaaaagcatgaaacggtcatctaCTTTTTagtttcaaggctttttcggtcattttaacataattcatgatctttttgacccaaccttttgcctttaacatccacgcatttccggtcataaaagtgacatgatgttTAATGACTATCAAAACAgcccctacttcaatactttccaATTTAAacaaggctaattagttgttggacagctgaaatctacctgttcaggtgacatgTAAACTACTTTCAGTACCGGACATTGTAAAAATTATCAgtcttttcacaatttttttcttacatttcagcggtatctaattgatttagtccaaaa of the Mytilus galloprovincialis chromosome 8, xbMytGall1.hap1.1, whole genome shotgun sequence genome contains:
- the LOC143085524 gene encoding uncharacterized protein LOC143085524, giving the protein MKLVKSPIGVMTFCRFRLLSLSPITHYNHMTNLARFSKIHCSTQTSRTYTCVTIGNFSSNLFESCHMKKCGRIEDKQYFHQCGPNLNKKFHKKVKIHDNKKGQSSDESNNVKRVKLVKLIDTIQLFSNEDLLIGKQTLAGAKEYANSKGFKLAKLEGKFTEGFPSYKLVTKEEQKEEQKKTPKEKSPKRFDIETKIAGHDLQVKINQMVKILVKGRQVNTVLSAAKNEQNKGLLGSVHKEITEGLDSVGYIKDSKFNIDKGYINSVYVPRENKVKTADGTSEHDGDKKE